The sequence ttatcacTAAATTATATTCTTCTAATAATAATGTTTCTCATGGAGGGGTTGAATAGACATAAAATTTGGGTGGCCACTATTGTACCATTTCTATCTAATTCAATTTCAAGAATAACATAATCACTTAAGGCATCCTTCTTTTAAGGTTCTAAatcatattatttaattttataatttttctttatcatttttatctTATCATCCCCTTTTatgtaatttatataaatataataaaatgcataagtttttattttttacctCCTCTCTTATAAGTAATTTATCTCTTGAATTTATATATTGTTTGGAGGCCTTCATTAATAAAATCTTATGATCAATTTaattataatcttattttttatCGATTATTTCACAAATTACATGTGGTTATTTCTCATGAAGtaaaaaataaagtattcattatTCTTCTAGGTTTAAACTTATCATTGAAAAGTTTCTCTAATGATCTATTATTTCATTTTACTTTGATAATAATAGTAAATTTCAAaaacttaatattttttttttaaatcaatagaaTTTCTTATTTTCTCACCCTTCATATACTACTAGATAGACTAGGATCATTAAACGTCATCATTGagtcgttgtagtatagtggtgagtattcccgcctgtcacgcgggtgacccgggttcgatccccggcaacggcgtTCAGACTCGTTTTGAATTTTACCTTGTCTTTTTACTAACCAAAATATTTTGATCCATCAACCAAACAAATTTTTATTTCTCTATGAAATTTGTTTTTCCTCTTAAATCACTTAGACTCTTTTTTTACCTAAACTGACTTCTAATAACTTTATTAATTGAGTCACTCTTATTAATCTAATTATTTTATCTATTCATAACTCATTCGGTCCTTCCTCAATAATGTACAATGGATAATAGTTTATTTCATTCATCTAACTGCCTCACGAAAGTATtacacataaaaaaaatcataataaaatttaGTTTCAATAtcctatattttttattaatcctTCACTAATTCATATGAATGGTTACTAGATCTAAAAAATCAAGtctttaaattaaataaataaatattttttatttttataaaataatctcaAATTTTTAAGTCTTCTACTATTAATTAAACcttaaaaattttgaaatgacGAACAACAATAATatctgaaaaatataatattttattatgaaataatatataaaactTAGTATGATCCGATTCTATGAATTTTTCATCATTAATAAATAAATTCAGTTAATCATTTCTTTCACACTATTCTACAACTATTCAGTTAAGTAGAAAGATGCCTCCTCTGTATCAGTGTTTCCATGATCGTTTAATGTGAGAGATTCCAAGTATCAACAATGTCATGAAAAGTCAATGCCCAATATCTTTTAATGTTACCAGTAAATACCTTAAATCATATTATTAGTGTACGTCGTCGTAATTTGACCACCACATGCTCTATTCATCAACTTTCTTCTTCTAATCATTCGTGATGTAAAAGAATTGAGGACATAAAAGGTTGGGAATAATTAATTCTTTTAGGGGTATAAATATGAGAAATAGAGTGCGCTAATTAAATGACATGAGGGACTAATATGTAAACTTctcaatatatataatattttattattgtcgGTGACAATAatgaatatttaatattattaattattttatactgCGATTTCTTCCGTCGGCGATCGACGATCGACTTATTTCGCTCGCGTCCTCCGATCCGATCCTTCTCTCTCTCGGCCTCTGCCCTCCTCTTCTTGTGGTAGTGCCTCTCTACTTGACTCCACACACTGCCGCCAGATCTCCTCCAGCCCGAGCCGCGACCTCTCCCAATTGATCCGCCGTCCTCCGAACGCCGTCGCATGCGCCGCCACCCCTGCAACCGGATCTAGCGGCGCGGGGCGCCGCCCGCGGATGAGCTGCGCCGTCGCCGACACGGGCCATCTCCGGGAACCGACGGCCGGGAACTCGCGGTAGTGGGGGACCGGTCCCGGCTagggtttctttttcttttatctctCTGAGCCAGCTCGGAATGGCGCCCGCCGACACGGCGTCCGCGGGGAGTTGGGTCGAGTCGTACACCGGCATGTCCTCCGATAACATCAAGGGTTTGGTTCTCGCGCTCTCCTCGAGCTTCTTTATCGGTGCCAGTTTTATCGTCAAGAAGAAGGGGTTGAAGAAGGCCGGCGCTTCCGGAGTTAGAGCAGGTGAATGAGATCGATCTTTTCGTGTTCGTGTTCGTGTTCTCGTATCATTAAATGATCCATTTCCTCCAAGCATTTTCTTTCTTGGTTCCTGTTAGTTGTTCGTCAtctcgttgttgttgttgttttcctTGTCATGATGTAGCATTCTGTAACTGTGAAATGTCGGTGGTATGTTGTTGTTTCTGGACAGGCAACATCATGTGACCACTATGAAGCCAGATCCAAGAATAAATCTGGTTGAGGCCTGTTTTATGGAGATCGTGCTGAATGATCTGGATCTTTGAATTTTTTTCATCTGGTATTTAGTAGTGAGAAGTGATGTTATGGACAGCATGAATCAGCTATTTGATTGTGTTTTTGAGAATCCATTCTGCACTACAATTTTGACAAATGTGGAAACTAGAAGAAAGAAAAGACGATCTTGGATCTACTGATTACATATATGATTGTTTAGAGCATACCTGTGTCATGGATTACTTATCAACTTCTCTTGTCGTAATTCTAGAATTTACAGTGCAACTAAAATACATCAAATAATGTGTGTCCTTTGATACTGCATTTAACAGATTACGTTTGCGATTTTCCTACAACTGTGAAGCACATTTGAGAAAGAATTATAGAGTCAGATGTTGATAAGTTATCGTGTTGAATGTATTATTTTACCCTGGTCTTTCTTATTCTGACAATTTGTGTTGCGGAACATAAGCTGTGTGAatccatttgataatttttggTTTCACTAATGCTCTGATGCCTAATCTTTACGTTTAGTTATAGACTGCAAAATAATCTAAAACCAGGTCTCTAAGGCTATTTTGTTTCTACCATTGGAAGTCGTTATGGTAATCATCGATTTTCATCTTGTACTGACCATTCATGCCAGTTCCGGGTCTGACACCAACTGATACTAATGTACTGATATGGTACATCGGTATATGTCAAAGACTTGAACAGGAACatatggtggaggaagaggatgaaggaggaaggaggaagaggaagaaagaaaaggacaaGGAAGAggggggaaagaagaagaggcaaCGGAGGAAGAATGAGGAAGAtgaagatggaggaggaagaggaagaaagaagaggaagcggtggaggacgaggaggagatgGTGGAAGTGTACCCGAAATCGATGATGGGCGACATGCAACAACAGCGACTCACAGACTCCGCTTGTACCAGAATAGGGCATGCAATCGCGAGCTTAAAccaacaatttttttttgttttgtttttaatAGGTCAGACGGGACCACCTGAAAccagggcggtccgtgtaccagtTCATGCGTGGACTGCCAAATACTGCCTGTTTCTTATCGATCTGGGTGAAACCGCAGTCCGTGATAGTAATCACCTTGCACTTGCtcaaatattatatatgaatttctTTTCTTGGTCGTTGGGACTATGTTCGTGCAATTTCTTTCCTGAAAGAAGAAACATCCAAGTGATGTGCTTTTATTTTATGTGAGTTTGCACATTCTTAAATTACTAATGTTGAATTCAATAAAGAAATTGAAGTACAACTTTGATATGAAAAGAATGCTGTGTTGCTCAAGTCAGGACTAAAAAGCTCCACACTTTCTTGTGATATCTGCACATTGGACATCAAGGAAGAATAGTTCTGTTGATTGGTCATATGACAGAATCATGGTTCTGGAGGATTACTTTGCAAATCGTAGACAATTGGATTTATGGATCTGGACAGCATTGATGTAAGTAGTAGGTACTAAGGAAACTATCTTTGTTATATTTTAACTTGGCTGGAAGTGATTATGGTTCTGATGTTTTGTTATATATTGCTAAGACATAAAATAATGATATAAAATAGATACTATCATATAAGAGAATACTAATTTCTGTGTCTTTCCCATTTTATAGTCAGATGGAGGATGTTTCTTGCAGCTGTGTTTACATGATAGGTGTGGTTTTTCTTAATTGTCTGTCACCTTGATTGAAATTCTAGATAAAAATGTTGGAAATATGCCTATTCTTACATACCATAATCATGATCTAGATGTAACTGTATTACATTGGTTTTTCGTTATTATCTTCTTGTGCAATACTACTATTTCTTCCttcaattaaataatatttaaaaaatgttTAAACTTTTCTTTTTGACTTTACAACAGGAGCTGGTGGATATTCTTACTTGTATGAACCACTTTGGTGGGCAGGCATGATAACAAGTGAGTAATTAATTGTTTTGCTTAAGATTTTGATAGTTTCATTAATTGGTGATTATTATTGTTCTCTTTATTCTGAAacggatttggaacattttagatGCACAAGAACTTTTcttgaaatttaaaattttcgcATTTACAATTTTAAACGTGAATATCCTAATTTAGCAAAATCCTGTGCCTTCTAATGAGTATGATGTAGGTTTGAAGTGTCTTATGACCCACTCACTCCTTTCAGAAGCTATCTTTTCTCTATTTTTTAATATTGTGCATATTCTATTGGGAGAGTCACAGCATGCGTTGCAGGTACTCATCTCTCCTGTCTCCTCTTCTCCACTCTCTTTTGTCTCTTCTCCTCCCATGTCCTACCTCCTCTGTCTCCTCTCTTCCCCTCTCCTCCCCTCTTATGTgatctcctctcttcctctcttaTTACACTCTGTGGGACTCGCCTGGGATCTTGCTTTACTCCCATTCTTGCCTCAGTTATATGCTGCTGCCTTCGCCCTCCCTCTTCATTGGGATTTGTATTAGGGCTTTGCTTGTTCTCCAACCACTCTTCCCTCGATCACATCCTGCTGCCTCCAAGTCCACGCTCCCTCTTTCTTGTTGCACGCTGCGGTCATCAAAGCACCATGAAGAGGTGGTATGAACTCTCTGTCTCTGTGCTCGAGCTTCGTCTCTGttcctctcttcctctttccaCGGCACCCTtgtaaaaccatgttttgattcATGTTTTTGTTATTTGTTAATATATGTTTTTTGCTTTTAATTGCTCACGATTGTCAAATCGTCGTTAGTTTTTTGTTGTCAATGTTCCTTGATTGATAGCAAGCGTTGATCTTTTTGTTACGCTTATCATTTCCTTTTGTTGTTAATGCCTTCTTTCCTTTGTTTATACTTGATTGTCAGATGTGGATACTAGGGTGTATGCTCATTTGTATTACAGTTCCTATAATTTCTTGTCATTTTCGTTTCACGTGATTAGATCGGAAGGTACTTTGTTTTTGAAAGTTTCTAACATGATTGTCCTTGAAAATCCCATCATTCTTGAGTAGAAATGCTTGAGTGGAGAGATTAATCAAACTGTTGCCAACCTGTAAAGAAAAGACACAAAACAAGAAAATTGAAAAATGCAATTATTAACATAAGAATATATGAGAATTACTAAATCTTAACAAAAAATATCTGTGAATTCTTTTAAGTATAATTATgtatcttaaaattattttttaaataaattgtaGGATCGTACGATCTGGTCTTACGATCTTACAATTTTTTTACTGCATCCTGAGTTCTCTTGGTCACTATCCTTTACTGTTTCTTTCATAGGGAGAGAAATGAGAACTAAAATTTTTTCTCTTATCGACAGTGATTGTTGGAGAAGTTGCTAATTTTGCTGCATATGCATTTGCTCCAGCTATTCTGGTCACTCCTCTTGGTGCCCTTAGCATAATAATCAGGCATAGCCTCAATCAACACAATGTTTTCCATTGTTTTTTTTTCTCCACTTGTTATAAACATATATTTGTGCTACAGTGCTGTTCTTGCACATATCATTCTACGGGAGAGGCTGCATATCTTTGGCATCCTTGGTTGTGCTCTTTGTGTTGTGGGATCAACAACAATTGTTCTACATGCCCCTCAGGAGCGTGAGATTGAGTCTGTGACCGAAGTCTGGGATTTGGCAACTGAACCAGGTACTGACTTCATCTTCTTGCTTCTTTCCCAGTAATTAAAGAAAGTGACatatattttgataaatttagTAATTGGCaatttcataattatatgtgtTCAGCACATGATTTTGTTTACTATAATGTTTGTAGAAAAGACTTTAGATATCTTTCATGTTTCTTGTTGCAGCTTTTCTATTCTATGCAGCAACAGTGCTTCTTGCAGCTTTTATACTCATATTTCATTTCGTTCCCAAGTATGGGCAAACACATATTATGGTTTACATTGGTGTTTGCTCTCTTGTGGGGTCTCTCTCGGTATGAAGCTTatctttttgatatattatttttattcagGACTATGAAAGTAAGAGTTGATATTGTCCTTGTTATTAATTGAGCAGGTTATGAGTGTGAAAGCTCTTGGAATAGCTCTCAAGTTGACATTTTCAGGAATGAACCAGTTGGCTTATTCCCAAACTTGGGTGTTCACAATCATAGTCGTTGTTTGTATCCTTACCCAGATGAACTATTTGAACAAAGTATGGAAGAAGTTTCTGAGTATGGCTGTATTCTTTattgatttaatttatttaaaaaatattttcacctTATATGCACAGAAGTTTTTCTATATTTAGTTATTTACACGATTAGAAAATTGGAAAATATGAGAGAGTCCAAGTTTATTGCTGGCCTTGAATTTCTAGACTGAAGTTGATCTGTGTGGAAATGATGATTCTTCTTCTTGGTACTTTATATACAGATTTAAACATCTTAGCCATGTGAGAAACTGAAATTTTAGTATGCTTTTTACCAAGTTAAAGTATGCATCTTGACTTGAGTATAACTCAAATGAAACAATCCACATTTTCCTTTGCCAATAAGGAGATGTGATCTTACTGATTTAGATACTGAAGTTGCTACTTATCAAATTCTATAAAGTGACAAAAGTTTTAACATTTGATATGCTTTATTCTAATTCTTTTTACATGAGAAAATAGATTAGCTCTGGGGCACATTGTGAGATTTGGAGAAAGACAGTGAACACATTATTAAGATCAATATCTTTTGTTtcaagagttgttttcttgatCGAGATTTGTTCAGGTGGGCCAGAATGATTGAATAGGAATTTTAGAAcgaagttttatttttttatttctgacATGTTTGGCTCCCAGTTAGTATCAGCAGGATCAGATGCTGGAATTGGCAGAGCTGAAATGACTAGAGTTGGCCCTTCTGGGTTAAGTTAAATGAAGCAATTACTTAAATCATGAACCAAACATTTTCCTGAAGATTTCGTCCAAAATTTCCTCATGGAACCAACCATATTGTAGTTGATGTTTACAGTTCTTCCCATTTGACTGTGGCAGAGCTGGATATTTGGCTTTGGAAGCTTTCTGCTCAAGTTTTACCTTACAGTTACCTTATGTTGTTAATTGCCAAGATGACATCATATGCAACTAGCATGGAGTTTCGTTTTGCAAAATCAAACTTCATGTTGATCAGCATGTCATATTATGAAGTTGAACACATCTTCTGAAGTTGTCCATCATGAGACAAGTCAAAAGATGCTGAAACAAGACATATAATGGGATAGCTTTGATCTACTCACTGCCTGTTCTCATTTTTTGTGACACAAGGGTTTTGTTTAGGTTTGGAGTTTTCTATTTGGTTAATGTTGGAAAACTCATCTGTATATAGTCCTTGAGGCTGTAACAGCTTTTTATTAGATGTGGGACTGGATGTCTGCTCCCATTGGCCTCTACATGTGCCATTGGGATGAACTGGTGGTCCCGGACATGAAACAACCATCATCTTCACTTTGTCagctaattaattttttttcatttatctgTCATTAATGATGgaacaattcatatatatatatatatatatatatatatatatatatatatatatatatatatatatatatataaataaaataaatagtgaGTGTGGGTTGATTGACTTCATAAACTGTTATTCATGAGGCTTAAGACTGTCTTTATCATCAAGATTTATGTCAATCTGCTTTAAGAGATCTTTTTAATACAGCTAGGTCCTTGACGGAAGTTTTAAGAAAGTAATTGGATTCAAGCATGGAGGTTTTACAAGTTATATTTTGTAGGCTTTTAGGAATGTCAAACTGGAGTATTGTAATTGGATTTAAGCATAGAGGTTTTACAAGTTATATTTCTAGGCTTTAGGAATGTGAAACTGGAGTATTGTGGTCCTCCAAATGCATGTCAAcatctatttgtaattttttaattattttccttGTATCACATGGTCTTTTATATATTTCAATGGTACCTTTTCTTGGTGGTCAATGTTATTAGTACACAATTTATTACCAGCTACATATTCTTCTCAATGCATCATATTGGAAGCTgacaaataatatattaaatataattttgcacatgATTGTCTTAGTCTTCTATCAACTTTCCATGGTTTTATATGTATCTCAGCCAGCTGACATGTAGTTATGGTTATCCACATATTATATTTTAACTCAGTTTATTATGTTTACCTTAATCACCATGCATAATGGATAGAAATGTGCAGATAATAGCTGTTTGATTTATGATGGAATATGATTttaaagtaataatgattttcatCCCACATGTTGAACTTCTTAAAGTTACTAATATTCTGATCCTTGCTAAACTTTGTCCTCAGGCTCTTGATACATTCAATACAGCAGTAGTATCACCAATATACTATGTGATGTTTACATCATTGACGATTTTGGCTAGTGTGATTATGTTCAAGGTAACTATTTCTATGTGTCATATCGGTTTCTTTGTTGTTCTATATCTTGGTTCAATGATCATATTGCTAGACATTGATGTTATTGTGTAACTGGTAGTGTTGAAAAATGA comes from Musa acuminata AAA Group cultivar baxijiao chromosome BXJ3-3, Cavendish_Baxijiao_AAA, whole genome shotgun sequence and encodes:
- the LOC135633571 gene encoding probable magnesium transporter NIPA4 isoform X1; translation: MAPADTASAGSWVESYTGMSSDNIKGLVLALSSSFFIGASFIVKKKGLKKAGASGVRAGAGGYSYLYEPLWWAGMITMIVGEVANFAAYAFAPAILVTPLGALSIIISAVLAHIILRERLHIFGILGCALCVVGSTTIVLHAPQEREIESVTEVWDLATEPAFLFYAATVLLAAFILIFHFVPKYGQTHIMVYIGVCSLVGSLSVMSVKALGIALKLTFSGMNQLAYSQTWVFTIIVVVCILTQMNYLNKALDTFNTAVVSPIYYVMFTSLTILASVIMFKDWDRQNPTQIVTEMCGFVTILSGTFLLHRTKDMADGLSSSMSGRLPKHTDEDGYSLEGIPLRSQDSFRLP
- the LOC135633571 gene encoding probable magnesium transporter NIPA4 isoform X2 — translated: MAPADTASAGSWVESYTGMSSDNIKGLVLALSSSFFIGASFIVKKKGLKKAGASGVRAGAGGYSYLYEPLWWAGMITMIVGEVANFAAYAFAPAILVTPLGALSIIISAVLAHIILRERLHIFGILGCALCVVGSTTIVLHAPQEREIESVTEVWDLATEPAFLFYAATVLLAAFILIFHFVPKYGQTHIMVYIGVCSLVGSLSVMSVKALGIALKLTFSGMNQLAYSQTWVFTIIVVVCILTQMNYLNKVWKKFLSS